One genomic region from Microcella humidisoli encodes:
- a CDS encoding glutamine synthetase family protein codes for MSAAPSTVRSGNLTIAELEQLIDAGEIDTVIVAFADMQGRLVGKRVSARLFREEVAAHGAECCNYLLAVDVEMNTVAGYALSSWETGYGDMVMQPDLGTLRRIPWLPGTALVIADLLRMDGDAVAPSPRQILQHQIDRLAEHGLVPYVGTELEFIVFDETYRQAWAKGYDNLTPASDYNIDYALLASTRMEPLLRDIRNGMDGAGMYCEGVKGECNLGQQEIAFRYAHALATCDNHVIYKNGAKEIADAHGKALTFMAKFNEREGNSCHIHLSVRGTDGSAVMAGDGAHGFSPLMEHWLAGQLAAMRELSLFFAPTINSYKRYVPGSFAPTGIAWGFDNRTCALRVVGKGHSLRIENRVPGGDVNPYLATAAIIAAGLHGIENQLTLPEIFEGNAYAADLPRVPSTLRDAAELFAGSELARAAFGDEVMAHYLNMASVELSAFDAAITDWERIRGFERF; via the coding sequence ATGTCTGCAGCGCCGTCGACGGTCCGCTCCGGAAACCTGACGATCGCCGAGCTCGAGCAGCTCATCGATGCGGGTGAGATCGACACCGTCATCGTCGCCTTCGCCGACATGCAGGGCCGACTCGTCGGCAAGCGCGTCTCCGCACGGCTGTTCCGCGAGGAGGTCGCCGCGCACGGCGCCGAGTGCTGCAACTACCTGCTCGCGGTCGACGTCGAGATGAATACGGTTGCGGGATACGCGCTCTCGTCGTGGGAGACCGGCTACGGCGACATGGTCATGCAGCCCGACCTGGGCACCCTGCGGCGCATCCCGTGGCTGCCCGGCACCGCGCTCGTCATCGCCGACCTGCTGCGCATGGACGGCGACGCTGTGGCGCCCAGCCCGCGCCAGATCCTGCAGCACCAGATCGACCGGCTCGCCGAGCACGGACTCGTGCCCTACGTCGGCACCGAGCTCGAGTTCATCGTCTTCGACGAGACCTACCGCCAGGCCTGGGCGAAGGGCTACGACAACCTCACGCCCGCGAGCGACTACAACATCGACTACGCCCTGCTCGCCTCGACGCGCATGGAGCCGCTGCTGCGCGATATTCGCAACGGCATGGATGGCGCGGGGATGTACTGCGAGGGCGTCAAGGGCGAGTGCAACCTCGGTCAGCAGGAGATCGCGTTCCGCTACGCCCACGCGCTCGCGACGTGCGACAACCACGTCATCTACAAGAACGGGGCGAAAGAGATCGCCGACGCCCATGGCAAGGCGCTCACCTTCATGGCCAAGTTCAACGAGCGCGAGGGCAACAGCTGCCACATCCACCTCAGCGTGCGCGGCACCGACGGCTCGGCCGTCATGGCGGGCGACGGCGCGCACGGCTTCTCGCCGCTCATGGAGCACTGGCTCGCCGGCCAGCTCGCCGCCATGCGCGAGCTCAGCCTGTTCTTCGCGCCGACCATCAACTCGTACAAGCGCTACGTGCCCGGCAGCTTCGCCCCGACGGGTATCGCCTGGGGCTTCGACAACCGCACGTGCGCACTGCGCGTGGTCGGGAAGGGCCACAGCCTGCGCATCGAGAACCGCGTGCCGGGCGGCGACGTCAACCCCTACCTCGCCACGGCCGCGATCATCGCGGCGGGCCTGCACGGCATCGAGAACCAGCTGACGCTGCCCGAGATCTTCGAGGGCAACGCCTACGCGGCCGACCTGCCGCGCGTGCCCTCGACCCTGCGCGATGCGGCCGAGCTCTTCGCGGGCTCCGAGCTCGCGCGCGCCGCCTTCGGCGACGAGGTCATGGCGCACTACCTCAACATGGCGTCTGTCGAGCTGTCGGCCTTCGACGCGGCGATCACCGATTGGGAGCGCATCCGTGGCTTCGAACGGTTCTGA
- a CDS encoding amino acid permease: MAETTKATGGVTYTSVDDTYFEKRGLRRSAGVWGLWGLAVAAVISGDFSGWNFGIDFAGFGGMLIAFVVLVVMYYGLTFSISEMSAAMPHTGGAYSFGRSAMGPWGGLITGAAETIEYVATTAVVVFFSAQYLDGVTSGLLNFSLAESGNMWIWWIVLYVAFVALNAAGAHISFRFAIVVSIIAIGIILVFSVMALASGLFSFDKLWDMAPNPDVAGSSTFLPEGWLAILFALPFAMWFFLGIEELPLAAEESHTPEKDIPRAGVIARGTLIVTGVLVLFLNTGVLGAEATGVSLEPLLDGFRAIVGDELAALLAIFALIGLLASLHGIMFAYGRNMYSLSRAGYYPKFLSLTGKNKTPWVALTVGAVVGFVAIVVLDLLGRADPEGLGAVAGAIILNIAVWGAVVAYFLQMVSFLILRRKFPDANRPYKSPWGTFGAYSAAAIAALVFVGLLINPAFQAAIVAIIIVYVLILLGFGLHYRKQLVLSPEEEYAMSGGTHELTKE, encoded by the coding sequence ATGGCGGAAACAACGAAAGCGACGGGCGGTGTCACGTACACCAGCGTCGACGACACGTACTTCGAGAAGCGCGGGCTGCGCCGATCGGCAGGCGTCTGGGGCCTCTGGGGCCTCGCCGTCGCCGCGGTCATCTCCGGCGACTTCTCGGGCTGGAACTTCGGCATCGACTTCGCGGGCTTCGGCGGCATGCTCATCGCCTTCGTCGTGCTCGTCGTCATGTACTACGGCCTGACCTTCTCGATCAGCGAGATGTCGGCGGCCATGCCCCACACGGGCGGCGCCTACTCGTTCGGTCGATCGGCGATGGGACCGTGGGGAGGCCTCATCACCGGTGCCGCGGAGACCATCGAGTACGTCGCGACCACGGCCGTCGTCGTGTTCTTCTCCGCCCAGTACCTCGACGGCGTGACGAGCGGGCTGCTGAACTTCTCGCTCGCCGAGTCAGGCAACATGTGGATCTGGTGGATCGTGCTCTACGTCGCGTTCGTCGCCCTCAACGCCGCGGGTGCGCACATCTCGTTCCGCTTCGCCATCGTCGTCTCGATCATCGCCATCGGCATCATCCTGGTGTTCTCGGTCATGGCGCTCGCCTCGGGACTCTTCTCGTTCGACAAGCTGTGGGACATGGCGCCGAACCCCGACGTCGCCGGATCGTCGACGTTCCTGCCGGAGGGCTGGCTCGCCATCCTGTTCGCCCTGCCGTTCGCGATGTGGTTCTTCCTCGGCATCGAGGAGCTGCCGCTCGCGGCGGAGGAGTCGCACACGCCGGAGAAGGACATCCCCCGGGCCGGCGTCATCGCCCGCGGAACGCTCATCGTCACCGGTGTGCTCGTGCTGTTCCTCAACACGGGCGTGCTCGGGGCCGAAGCGACGGGCGTCTCGCTCGAGCCGCTGCTCGACGGCTTCCGGGCCATCGTCGGCGACGAGCTCGCGGCGCTGCTCGCGATCTTCGCCCTCATCGGCCTGCTGGCCTCGCTGCACGGCATCATGTTCGCCTACGGGCGGAACATGTACTCCCTGTCGCGGGCCGGCTACTACCCGAAGTTCCTGTCGCTCACCGGCAAGAACAAGACCCCGTGGGTCGCGCTCACCGTGGGAGCGGTCGTCGGCTTCGTCGCGATCGTCGTGCTCGACCTGCTCGGTCGGGCCGACCCGGAGGGCCTCGGCGCGGTGGCCGGAGCGATCATCCTCAACATCGCGGTGTGGGGCGCGGTCGTCGCGTACTTCCTGCAGATGGTGTCGTTCCTCATCCTGCGCCGGAAGTTCCCCGACGCCAACCGCCCCTACAAGAGCCCGTGGGGCACGTTCGGCGCCTACAGCGCCGCCGCGATCGCCGCTCTGGTCTTCGTGGGCCTGCTCATCAACCCGGCCTTCCAGGCGGCCATCGTGGCGATCATCATCGTCTACGTGCTGATCCTGCTCGGCTTCGGGCTGCACTACCGCAAGCAGCTCGTGCTGTCTCCCGAAGAGGAGTACGCCATGAGCGGCGGAACCCACGAGCTCACCAAGGAGTGA
- a CDS encoding gamma-glutamyl-gamma-aminobutyrate hydrolase family protein codes for MASNGSDAGAGAAPRPVIGLTTYLEQTQCGVWDVPAAFLPKVYFDAVARGGGLAVLIPPQPIDAAGADAILDGLDGLIITGGKDVDSRRYGQEPHPTNDTPRLDRDALEDALLARAIARDLPFLGICRGMQVLNTALGGSLIQHLPDAIGSTRYNAGGGVFTPNPAITVPGTRTAELLGDRVTVQSYHHQALDAVAPGLTVSARGDDGVIQAVDVDAMTFGIAVQWHPEETAAEDARLFAGLVEAAHEYRQNRKARA; via the coding sequence GTGGCTTCGAACGGTTCTGACGCCGGTGCGGGTGCCGCGCCCCGCCCGGTCATCGGACTCACCACCTATCTCGAGCAGACGCAGTGCGGGGTGTGGGATGTTCCCGCCGCGTTCCTGCCGAAGGTCTACTTCGACGCCGTCGCGCGCGGGGGCGGGCTCGCCGTGCTGATTCCGCCGCAACCGATCGACGCGGCCGGCGCCGACGCTATCCTCGACGGCCTCGATGGGCTCATCATCACGGGCGGCAAGGACGTCGACTCGCGGCGGTACGGTCAGGAACCGCATCCGACGAACGACACCCCCCGCCTCGATCGCGACGCGCTCGAAGACGCCCTGCTCGCGCGGGCGATCGCGCGCGACCTGCCCTTCCTCGGCATCTGCCGCGGCATGCAGGTGCTCAACACGGCGCTCGGCGGCAGCCTCATCCAGCACCTGCCCGATGCCATCGGGTCGACGCGCTACAACGCGGGCGGGGGCGTCTTCACGCCCAACCCGGCCATCACGGTGCCGGGCACCCGCACGGCCGAGCTGCTCGGCGACCGCGTGACCGTGCAGAGCTATCACCACCAGGCGCTCGACGCGGTGGCGCCGGGGCTCACGGTGAGCGCGCGGGGCGATGACGGCGTCATTCAGGCCGTTGACGTGGACGCGATGACCTTCGGCATTGCGGTGCAGTGGCACCCGGAGGAGACGGCGGCCGAGGACGCGCGCCTCTTCGCGGGCCTCGTCGAGGCCGCTCACGAGTACCGCCAGAACCGGAAGGCCCGCGCATGA
- a CDS encoding TetR/AcrR family transcriptional regulator: MSLHDQLRAVALAEFAAAGYAATSLQRIADLAGTSKASVLYHFASKEQLLAEIVSPALDDLEQLITPLDDHGGLRRADFVERFVDLLLLHRQVVPLVINQGATLDDVPVMHRATELMRRVAELFRLASGSTIEKLRFGVAFGGVAYTLAAAERLGLNGEIPIDEVRSALLEILHDLLVPADSRTP, translated from the coding sequence ATGTCCCTCCATGACCAGCTTCGCGCTGTCGCGCTCGCCGAGTTCGCGGCCGCCGGATACGCGGCGACCTCGCTGCAGCGCATCGCCGATCTCGCGGGGACCTCGAAAGCGAGCGTGCTCTACCACTTCGCCTCGAAGGAGCAGCTGCTCGCCGAGATCGTGAGCCCCGCGCTCGACGACCTCGAGCAGCTCATCACGCCCCTCGACGACCACGGTGGACTGCGGCGCGCCGACTTCGTCGAGCGCTTCGTCGACCTGCTGCTACTGCATCGCCAGGTCGTGCCCCTCGTCATCAATCAGGGGGCGACGCTCGACGACGTGCCCGTCATGCACCGGGCGACCGAACTCATGCGCCGCGTGGCCGAGCTGTTCCGGCTCGCGAGCGGCTCCACGATCGAGAAGCTGCGCTTCGGCGTGGCGTTCGGCGGTGTCGCCTACACGCTGGCGGCCGCCGAACGACTGGGACTCAACGGCGAGATCCCGATCGACGAGGTGCGCTCTGCACTGCTCGAGATCCTGCACGACCTGCTCGTGCCCGCCGACTCCCGAACCCCCTAA
- a CDS encoding aldehyde dehydrogenase family protein: MSETTLINPADETVIGTVRHTTLEGVDAAVARAVIAQRAWAALAPVDRARALRRFAATVDAHIEELAQLEVRNSGHPIGAARWEAGNVRDVLDYYSGAPERLIGQQIPVAGGLDVTFHEPLGVVGVIVPWNFPMPIAGWGFAPALAAGNAVLLKPADWTPLTAIRLGELALESGLPEHLFQVLPGRGSVVGDRFVTHEQVRKVVFTGSTEVGKHVMAGCAAQVKPVTLELGGKSANIVFADADLEAAASGAPGSVFDNAGQDCCARSRLLVQRSVLDRFLELLEPAVQGFRVGDPNDEATEMGPLVSKGHFENVAAFLNDDVAVAFRGTAPEGPGYWMAPTVLLPSRTDRVATEEIFGPVVSVLPFDDEADAIALANDSIFGLSGSIWTRDLGRGIRVARGVESGALSVNSHSSVRYATPFGGFKQSGLGRELGPDAPLAFTETKNVFFSHS; encoded by the coding sequence ATGAGCGAGACCACCCTCATCAACCCGGCCGACGAGACCGTCATCGGAACGGTGCGGCACACGACCCTCGAGGGGGTCGACGCGGCCGTCGCGCGCGCCGTCATCGCGCAGCGCGCCTGGGCGGCCCTCGCGCCCGTCGATCGGGCTCGCGCGCTGCGCCGCTTCGCCGCGACCGTCGATGCGCACATCGAGGAGCTCGCGCAGCTCGAGGTGCGCAATTCGGGCCACCCCATCGGCGCCGCCCGCTGGGAGGCGGGCAACGTGCGCGACGTGCTCGACTACTACAGCGGCGCGCCCGAACGGCTCATCGGCCAGCAGATCCCCGTCGCGGGCGGCCTCGACGTCACCTTCCACGAACCGCTGGGCGTCGTGGGCGTCATCGTGCCGTGGAACTTCCCCATGCCGATCGCGGGCTGGGGCTTCGCGCCGGCGCTCGCCGCGGGCAACGCCGTGCTGCTGAAGCCCGCCGACTGGACCCCGCTCACGGCGATCCGCCTCGGCGAGCTCGCCCTCGAGTCGGGGCTGCCCGAGCATCTCTTCCAGGTGCTGCCGGGCCGCGGCTCGGTCGTCGGCGATCGGTTCGTCACGCACGAGCAGGTGCGCAAGGTCGTCTTCACCGGGTCCACCGAAGTCGGGAAGCACGTCATGGCGGGATGCGCGGCGCAGGTGAAGCCCGTCACGCTCGAGCTCGGCGGCAAGAGCGCGAACATCGTCTTCGCCGACGCCGATCTCGAGGCCGCGGCATCCGGCGCCCCCGGTTCGGTCTTCGACAACGCGGGCCAGGACTGCTGCGCGCGTTCGCGCCTGCTCGTGCAGCGCAGCGTGCTCGACCGCTTCCTCGAACTGCTCGAGCCCGCCGTGCAGGGGTTCCGCGTCGGCGATCCGAACGACGAGGCGACCGAGATGGGGCCCCTCGTCTCGAAGGGCCACTTCGAGAACGTCGCGGCGTTCCTCAACGACGACGTCGCGGTCGCCTTCCGCGGCACGGCGCCCGAAGGCCCCGGCTACTGGATGGCGCCCACCGTGCTGCTGCCCTCTCGCACCGACCGCGTCGCGACGGAGGAGATCTTCGGTCCCGTCGTCTCGGTGCTGCCCTTCGACGACGAGGCCGACGCGATCGCCCTCGCGAACGACTCGATCTTCGGCCTGTCGGGTTCGATCTGGACGCGCGACCTCGGCCGCGGCATCCGCGTCGCCCGCGGGGTCGAGAGCGGTGCGCTCAGCGTCAACTCGCACTCCTCCGTGCGGTACGCGACCCCCTTCGGCGGGTTCAAGCAGAGCGGGCTCGGGCGCGAGCTCGGTCCGGATGCTCCGCTCGCCTTCACCGAGACCAAGAACGTCTTCTTCTCCCACAGCTAA
- a CDS encoding YhgE/Pip family protein, with translation MTAASPLAPAPVTPTPLAHRGRLRRWLTMVAAVAVPLALVGIALAAVGSESSALERIPAAVVNDDELLTTTTADGEEQIVFAGRQLVTELTGGDGTGFDWRVTGADEAAAALERGEVYAVLTIPTDFSASLLTIGTPDPVQAQLEIETDDAHSYLAGSVVQAVGSGLAQQFGAAITAQYLDGLTTGLGELGAALGEAADGATQLGDGASELSAGLGELSAGASASASGARALSAGVGEYTGGVSSLSSGLGELRAGARQLDPLQQAAASIPSSAGALAGDLAALAPAIAASNLSPADQQALLDAITDAQVLAGTASAVIPPLNGGLDGIQSGIAQSASGAAALAAGGPALRSGAADLAGGLGALAGGTSEITSGAESLASGVDELASGLSSGAGQVPEAGDSSVASEPVVVESTRVNAVDGVGSVIAETLVPIGLWIGALATFLALRPAARGVIGTSAAGGIIVRRAVGRASLIALAQAALVTVLVHAVSGIDLALLPATLALTSIIALAFTALHAALTLTLGRAGLVVSLLLLAVQIVATGGLIPIAALADPFPALSAVLPLTYAVDGMQALFAGGDPARIVAAVAAMALLGGVSLLVARLAAGRARRRDALAAFAPTLATAAV, from the coding sequence ATGACCGCCGCCTCGCCCCTCGCCCCCGCGCCGGTTACTCCGACGCCGCTCGCCCATCGCGGGCGACTGCGCCGCTGGCTCACCATGGTCGCCGCCGTCGCCGTGCCCCTCGCCCTCGTCGGCATCGCGCTCGCCGCGGTCGGCAGCGAGTCGAGCGCGCTCGAGCGCATCCCCGCCGCCGTCGTCAACGACGACGAGCTGCTCACGACGACCACCGCCGACGGCGAGGAGCAGATCGTGTTCGCGGGCCGCCAGCTCGTGACCGAGCTCACCGGTGGCGACGGCACCGGGTTCGACTGGCGCGTGACGGGCGCCGACGAGGCCGCCGCGGCACTCGAGCGCGGCGAGGTCTACGCGGTGCTCACGATCCCCACCGACTTCTCGGCCTCCCTGCTGACGATCGGCACTCCCGACCCCGTGCAGGCGCAGCTCGAGATCGAGACCGACGACGCGCACAGCTACCTCGCGGGCTCGGTCGTGCAGGCCGTCGGCAGCGGACTCGCCCAGCAGTTCGGCGCCGCCATCACGGCCCAGTACCTCGACGGACTGACGACGGGCCTCGGCGAGCTCGGTGCGGCCCTCGGCGAGGCCGCCGACGGCGCGACGCAGCTCGGCGACGGCGCGAGCGAGCTCAGCGCGGGTCTCGGCGAGCTGAGCGCCGGCGCGAGCGCCTCGGCGAGCGGTGCGCGCGCGCTCTCGGCAGGGGTGGGCGAGTACACGGGGGGCGTCAGCAGCCTCTCGAGCGGTCTCGGCGAGCTGCGGGCCGGAGCCCGCCAGCTCGATCCCCTGCAGCAGGCCGCGGCGAGCATCCCGTCGAGCGCGGGCGCCCTCGCGGGCGACCTCGCCGCGCTCGCCCCCGCGATCGCGGCCTCGAACCTCAGCCCGGCTGACCAGCAGGCGCTCCTCGACGCCATCACCGACGCGCAAGTGCTTGCGGGAACAGCCTCCGCCGTGATTCCGCCGCTCAATGGCGGACTCGACGGCATCCAGTCGGGCATCGCGCAGAGCGCGAGCGGAGCGGCGGCCCTCGCCGCCGGCGGGCCCGCGCTGCGCTCGGGCGCGGCCGACCTCGCCGGGGGGCTCGGCGCGCTCGCGGGCGGCACCTCGGAGATCACCTCGGGCGCCGAGTCGCTCGCCTCGGGCGTCGACGAGCTCGCCTCGGGGCTCTCCTCCGGTGCGGGACAGGTGCCCGAGGCGGGCGACAGCAGCGTGGCGAGCGAGCCTGTCGTCGTCGAGTCGACGCGCGTCAACGCCGTCGACGGCGTCGGATCGGTCATCGCCGAGACGCTCGTGCCCATCGGGCTCTGGATCGGCGCGCTCGCGACCTTCCTCGCGCTGCGGCCGGCGGCGCGCGGCGTCATCGGCACCTCGGCGGCGGGCGGCATCATCGTGCGTCGGGCCGTCGGCCGGGCATCCCTCATCGCGCTGGCCCAGGCCGCCCTCGTGACCGTGCTCGTGCATGCCGTGAGCGGCATCGACCTCGCGCTGCTGCCCGCGACGCTCGCGCTCACGAGCATCATCGCGCTCGCGTTCACGGCGCTGCACGCGGCGCTCACGCTCACGCTCGGGCGGGCCGGGCTTGTCGTCTCGCTGCTGCTGCTCGCCGTGCAGATCGTCGCGACGGGTGGCCTCATCCCGATCGCGGCGCTCGCCGACCCGTTCCCCGCGCTGAGCGCGGTGCTGCCGCTCACCTACGCCGTCGACGGCATGCAGGCGCTCTTCGCCGGGGGAGACCCCGCGCGCATCGTCGCGGCCGTCGCCGCCATGGCCCTGCTCGGCGGGGTGTCGCTGCTCGTCGCGCGCCTCGCGGCGGGGCGCGCCCGCCGACGGGATGCCCTCGCCGCGTTCGCCCCGACCCTCGCGACCGCCGCGGTGTGA
- a CDS encoding MMPL family transporter, producing the protein MATLLYRLGRFSYRRARLVIVAWLVVFAATIGGGLALGGQTDETFSIPGTESQVALDQLNALFPAVSGASAQAVVVAPEGAAVTDAGIRDQIDTLERALIGVDGVDSVLGPFDEFADGQVSDDEAVAIVRVQLDGASSDISEETIAALVATAETVDVRVEFAGQVFQDTTVGLTVSEVLGVLFAGAVLIITFGSLRAAWMPLATALIGVGIVVGAILGLAAFLPVSSSAPLLAVMIGLAVGIDYALFILSRHRGQLARGMDPAESAAVAVGTAGSAVVFAGATVIIALLGLLVVGVPFLSVMGVGAAFAVLIAIAAAVTLLPALLGVAGAKLVPREGSRAWKRAHPDATTAPTMGRRWVRGVMKRPVLTSISVVAVLGVLSIPAFSLDLNLPDGGSEPAGSTQREAYDIIADAFGPGTAGPLLVTLDITQTTDILDDLAAIRGELEQVDGVASVSPGIPSPGLETAIFQVAPETAPDDPATKLVVADLRAAGDAIEEEFGTPLAVTGVTAVGIDISTRLTNALVPFGLVVVGLSVVLLMAVFRSVLVPVKAALGFLLSVGSAMGVTVAVFQWGWGAELLHAEPGPILSFMPIILMAVLFGLAMDYEVFLVSGMREEFVRTGEPRRSIEDGFANGARVVTAAALIMFFVFAAFVPEGSGLIKPIALSLAVGIAIDAFVVRMTLGPALMALFGRAAWWFPRALDRTLPDLDVEGEKLRHHRDHRAWAAEQGDAVIVADRLGFEGTDAQLTLVAGPGTRVDLVGEGATRRLAGATLAGYLPPRSGRAVVADAVLPSEAGRASRRVTLVDVSGDRLAPTVTIAALVSERIALAAGYPRGLRRTRRWIARLTTALASLGVEPLGVADPETAVAALDPRRRALVLAAVATLDATPVIVLDHRDDALTGDDIALLDALVQRLAPAPVVRVWGREPGSPAADGALTVDLDSASTLIERSGA; encoded by the coding sequence ATGGCCACGCTCCTCTACCGGCTCGGCCGGTTCTCCTACCGCCGCGCCCGCCTCGTCATCGTCGCCTGGCTCGTGGTGTTCGCCGCGACGATCGGCGGCGGCCTCGCGCTCGGCGGGCAGACCGACGAGACCTTCAGCATCCCCGGCACCGAGTCGCAGGTCGCGCTCGACCAGCTCAACGCGCTCTTCCCGGCCGTCTCGGGGGCGAGCGCGCAAGCCGTGGTCGTCGCGCCCGAGGGTGCAGCGGTGACGGATGCCGGCATTCGCGACCAGATCGACACCCTCGAGCGCGCCCTCATCGGCGTCGACGGCGTCGACTCGGTGCTCGGTCCGTTCGACGAGTTCGCCGACGGCCAGGTGAGCGACGACGAGGCCGTGGCGATCGTGCGCGTGCAGCTCGACGGCGCGTCGTCCGACATCTCGGAGGAGACGATCGCGGCGCTCGTCGCGACGGCCGAGACGGTCGACGTGCGCGTCGAATTCGCCGGGCAGGTGTTCCAAGACACGACGGTCGGCCTCACGGTCAGTGAGGTGCTCGGCGTGCTGTTCGCCGGCGCCGTGCTCATCATCACCTTCGGCTCGCTGCGCGCGGCGTGGATGCCCCTCGCGACCGCGCTCATCGGCGTCGGCATCGTCGTCGGCGCCATCCTCGGGCTCGCGGCGTTCCTGCCGGTCTCGAGTTCGGCGCCCCTGCTCGCCGTCATGATCGGCCTCGCCGTTGGTATCGACTACGCGCTCTTCATCCTGTCGCGGCATCGCGGTCAGCTCGCCCGGGGAATGGACCCGGCCGAGTCGGCGGCCGTCGCGGTCGGCACGGCGGGCAGCGCTGTCGTATTCGCGGGAGCGACCGTCATCATCGCGCTGCTCGGTCTGCTCGTGGTCGGCGTGCCGTTCCTCTCGGTCATGGGCGTCGGCGCGGCCTTCGCGGTGCTCATCGCCATCGCCGCCGCGGTCACCCTGCTGCCCGCCCTGCTCGGCGTCGCCGGCGCGAAGCTCGTGCCGCGCGAGGGCTCGCGAGCCTGGAAGCGCGCCCACCCCGACGCCACGACGGCGCCGACCATGGGCCGGAGGTGGGTGCGCGGCGTCATGAAGCGCCCCGTGCTCACGAGCATCTCGGTCGTGGCCGTGCTCGGCGTGCTCTCGATCCCGGCCTTCTCGCTCGATCTCAACCTGCCCGACGGCGGCAGCGAGCCCGCCGGCTCGACGCAGCGCGAGGCCTACGACATCATCGCCGACGCCTTCGGGCCCGGCACGGCTGGCCCTCTGCTCGTGACGCTCGACATCACGCAGACGACCGACATCCTCGACGACCTCGCGGCGATCCGGGGCGAGCTCGAGCAGGTCGACGGGGTCGCGAGCGTGAGCCCCGGCATCCCGTCGCCGGGCCTCGAGACCGCGATCTTCCAGGTGGCGCCCGAGACGGCGCCCGACGACCCGGCGACCAAGCTCGTCGTCGCCGACCTGCGCGCGGCCGGCGACGCCATCGAGGAGGAGTTCGGCACGCCGCTCGCCGTGACGGGCGTCACCGCGGTCGGCATCGACATCTCGACGCGGCTGACCAACGCGCTCGTCCCCTTCGGCCTCGTCGTCGTGGGACTGTCGGTCGTGCTGCTCATGGCGGTGTTCCGCTCGGTGCTCGTGCCCGTCAAGGCGGCACTGGGCTTCCTGCTCTCGGTCGGCAGCGCGATGGGCGTCACCGTCGCGGTCTTCCAGTGGGGATGGGGCGCCGAGCTGCTGCACGCCGAGCCCGGCCCCATCCTCAGCTTCATGCCCATCATCCTCATGGCCGTGCTGTTCGGGCTCGCCATGGACTACGAGGTCTTCCTCGTCTCGGGCATGCGCGAGGAGTTCGTGCGCACGGGCGAGCCGCGCCGCTCGATCGAAGACGGCTTCGCGAACGGCGCGCGCGTCGTCACGGCCGCGGCGCTCATCATGTTCTTCGTCTTCGCGGCCTTCGTGCCGGAGGGATCGGGCCTCATCAAGCCCATCGCCCTGAGCCTCGCGGTCGGCATCGCGATCGACGCCTTCGTCGTGCGCATGACGCTCGGCCCCGCGCTCATGGCGCTCTTCGGGCGCGCGGCCTGGTGGTTCCCGCGCGCGCTCGACCGCACCCTGCCCGACCTCGACGTCGAAGGCGAGAAGCTGCGCCATCACCGCGACCACCGCGCGTGGGCGGCCGAGCAGGGCGACGCCGTCATCGTGGCCGATCGCCTCGGTTTCGAGGGCACGGATGCGCAGCTCACGCTCGTCGCCGGCCCCGGCACGCGCGTGGACCTGGTCGGCGAGGGCGCGACCCGCCGGCTCGCGGGTGCGACGCTCGCCGGCTACCTGCCGCCGCGCTCGGGCCGCGCGGTCGTCGCCGATGCCGTGCTCCCCTCCGAAGCCGGACGCGCCTCGCGCCGCGTGACGCTCGTCGACGTGAGCGGCGACCGGCTCGCGCCGACCGTGACGATCGCCGCGCTCGTGAGCGAGCGCATCGCGCTCGCGGCCGGCTACCCGCGCGGCCTGCGCCGAACCCGGCGCTGGATCGCCCGCCTCACGACCGCGCTCGCCTCCCTCGGCGTCGAGCCGCTCGGTGTCGCCGACCCCGAGACGGCCGTCGCGGCGCTCGACCCCCGCCGTCGCGCGCTCGTGCTCGCCGCGGTCGCCACGCTCGACGCGACCCCCGTGATCGTGCTCGACCATCGCGATGACGCCTTGACCGGCGACGACATCGCCCTGCTCGACGCGCTCGTGCAGCGCCTCGCCCCCGCTCCCGTCGTGCGGGTGTGGGGCCGCGAGCCCGGCAGCCCGGCCGCGGACGGCGCGCTGACCGTCGACCTCGACTCCGCATCCACCCTCATCGAAAGGAGCGGCGCATGA